A genomic region of Micromonospora sp. NBC_01796 contains the following coding sequences:
- a CDS encoding SRPBCC family protein: protein MGGADGAGSAEEPPEVATRGTGPMPRLLGVLSAGLGVALLAVPDRLAEIAGLDHLPDHQTVLRGVGARELGSAAGLLSGRRPALWTWTRVAGDAMDLSVLGLALRTGDRERRRRLSVTTGVIGAVTALDLFAAVLATRAARANGRVMRLRASVTVNRPPDEVYRFWRDLANLPRFMRHLESVRVGGDGRSRWTAKAPAGRSVYWDAEIVEDRPSEVLAWRSLPGTLVPNAGRVRFVTVPGGRGTEVRVELGYAPPAGKLGRMVAKLFGEEPTQQVKDDLRRFKQVIETGEIVRSDSSPDGTDLRRHMMRRPAQPLAG, encoded by the coding sequence GTGGGTGGCGCAGACGGGGCCGGATCGGCGGAGGAACCGCCCGAGGTGGCCACCAGGGGGACGGGGCCGATGCCCCGGTTGCTCGGTGTCCTCAGCGCCGGACTCGGCGTCGCGCTGTTGGCCGTACCGGACCGGCTCGCCGAGATCGCCGGTCTGGACCACCTCCCGGACCACCAGACCGTCCTGCGAGGCGTGGGGGCACGCGAGTTGGGCAGTGCCGCCGGGTTGCTCAGCGGGCGACGGCCGGCGCTGTGGACCTGGACCCGGGTCGCCGGGGACGCGATGGACCTGAGTGTGCTCGGTCTGGCCCTGAGGACGGGCGACCGCGAGCGGCGCCGGCGGCTGAGCGTGACCACGGGCGTCATCGGCGCCGTCACCGCGCTCGACCTCTTCGCCGCTGTGTTGGCGACCCGCGCCGCTCGGGCCAACGGACGGGTGATGCGGCTGCGGGCGTCGGTGACGGTCAACCGACCCCCCGACGAGGTCTACCGGTTCTGGCGGGACCTCGCCAACCTGCCCCGCTTCATGCGCCACCTGGAGTCGGTACGGGTGGGCGGCGACGGGCGGTCCCGGTGGACGGCCAAAGCGCCGGCGGGGCGCAGCGTGTACTGGGACGCCGAGATCGTCGAGGACCGGCCGTCCGAGGTGCTCGCCTGGCGCTCGCTGCCCGGCACGCTGGTGCCGAACGCGGGCCGGGTGCGGTTCGTCACGGTTCCCGGTGGACGGGGCACCGAGGTCAGGGTGGAACTGGGCTACGCGCCGCCCGCCGGCAAGCTCGGACGGATGGTCGCCAAGCTCTTCGGTGAGGAGCCGACGCAGCAGGTCAAGGATGATCTGCGCCGGTTCAAGCAGGTGATCGAGACGGGCGAGATCGTGCGGTCGGACAGCAGCCCGGACGGTACGGATCTCCGTCGACACATGATGCGGCGCCCGGCCCAGCCACTGGCCGGATGA
- a CDS encoding baeRF2 domain-containing protein, whose product MELSFLRPIYARPGPWASVYLDASRDSQDARPALDLRWRALRERLAQQRADPATVAALDSVVRGHDPMAGDYGIAAFATDGEVVLTEYLSAPPLKDIAANGPLAHTMPLLAQRGEQVPWVRVLADRTGASVDGVSAGGVARRAEVGGGNTFPVRRVKPGAWSQGNFQRAALTAWKRNAGDAAAATAELADAVGAEVVVVAGDTQARTMLAAQLPARWQDRIVHTDAGFRAAGSDNSALDDVTVQAIAEVATAHADAALDKFGMQEQIGNGMDAVVTALQRSQVENMLLVHDASSTDQLWIGPEPTDIATGPDQLTAMSVADPQPVRADAALVRALVATDAGLTVLGPDEAPELPDGVGAILRYADASTPGRTDG is encoded by the coding sequence ATGGAGCTGTCCTTCCTGCGCCCGATCTACGCCCGACCGGGACCCTGGGCCTCGGTCTACCTGGATGCCTCACGTGACAGTCAGGACGCCCGGCCCGCGCTGGACCTGCGCTGGCGCGCCCTGCGGGAACGGCTGGCCCAGCAGCGGGCCGACCCGGCGACGGTCGCGGCACTCGACAGCGTGGTACGCGGACACGACCCGATGGCGGGCGACTACGGCATCGCCGCCTTCGCCACCGACGGGGAGGTGGTGCTCACCGAGTACCTGTCCGCCCCGCCGCTGAAGGACATCGCCGCGAACGGACCGCTGGCCCACACCATGCCGCTGCTCGCCCAGCGGGGTGAACAGGTGCCCTGGGTGCGCGTACTGGCCGACCGCACCGGAGCCAGTGTGGACGGGGTCAGTGCCGGCGGGGTGGCCAGACGCGCCGAGGTCGGCGGCGGCAACACCTTCCCGGTCCGTCGGGTCAAGCCCGGTGCATGGTCGCAGGGGAACTTCCAGCGGGCGGCCCTCACCGCGTGGAAACGCAACGCCGGTGACGCCGCGGCGGCCACCGCCGAACTCGCCGACGCGGTCGGTGCCGAGGTGGTCGTGGTGGCAGGCGACACCCAGGCCCGGACGATGCTCGCCGCCCAGTTGCCGGCCCGCTGGCAGGACCGGATCGTGCACACCGACGCGGGTTTCCGGGCCGCCGGCAGTGACAACTCCGCACTCGACGACGTGACCGTGCAGGCCATCGCCGAGGTGGCGACCGCGCACGCCGACGCCGCCCTGGACAAGTTCGGGATGCAGGAGCAGATCGGCAACGGGATGGACGCGGTGGTGACCGCGCTGCAACGCAGCCAGGTCGAGAACATGCTGCTGGTCCACGACGCGTCCTCCACCGACCAGCTCTGGATCGGTCCGGAGCCGACCGACATCGCCACCGGACCGGACCAGCTCACCGCCATGTCGGTGGCCGACCCGCAACCCGTACGGGCCGACGCCGCCCTGGTCCGGGCACTGGTCGCCACCGACGCCGGGCTGACCGTACTCGGGCCGGACGAGGCGCCGGAACTGCCCGACGGCGTGGGCGCGATCCTGCGGTACGCCGACGCCAGCACCCCGGGGAGGACGGATGGCTGA
- the ctaD gene encoding aa3-type cytochrome oxidase subunit I, which yields MPKRVTTEPERERGPIVLAPARFGGYPGPIRSSIRGSHLIKLLGTTDAKQIGILYLITSFVFFILGGVMAMLMRAELGRPGLQFLSNEQYNQLFTMHGTIMLLLFATPLVFAFGNYVVPLQIGAPDVSFPRLNAFAYWLYLLGGSLVMLGFLTPDGAADFGWTAYTPLSRAQHSPGIGPDMWVIGLVVSGLGTILGAVNMITTIITLRAPGMTMFRMPIFTWNILLTAVLVILVFPLLAAALLALYADRRIDAHVYDPATGGPLLWQHLFWFFGHPEVYIVALPFFGIITEIIPVFSRKPIFGYKGIVFATIAITVLSMTVWAHHMFGTGQVLLPFFSILSYLIAVPTGVKFFNWIGTMWKGQISFETPMLFAIGFLVTFLFGGLTGVLLASPPVDWHVTDTYFVVAHFHYVLFGTIVFAAFGGIYFWFPKMTGRMLDERLGKLHFWTMFIGFHGTFLVQHWLGNEGMPRRYADYLPTDGFTVLNMVSTISSFILGASTLFIIYNLWKSYRFGRIVAVDDPWGFGNSLEWATSCPPPLRNFDRMPRIRSERPAFDAKYGPLVADLGRDLPQRSTKPPQDIGDELHAEQHHGSDKSSPEGAYGAREATRWQPDPRSGARPIEVPEPEEVRRPSFEPSAPDVHLDNDRGGPSSEHWRTGQPPEEGGKG from the coding sequence CATCCTCTACCTGATCACCTCGTTCGTGTTCTTCATCCTCGGCGGCGTGATGGCGATGCTCATGCGGGCCGAGTTGGGTCGCCCAGGACTCCAGTTCCTCTCCAACGAGCAGTACAACCAGCTCTTCACCATGCACGGCACGATCATGCTGCTGCTCTTCGCGACCCCGCTGGTGTTCGCGTTCGGCAACTACGTCGTACCGCTGCAGATCGGGGCGCCGGACGTCTCCTTCCCCCGGCTGAACGCGTTCGCGTACTGGCTGTACCTGCTCGGCGGCTCGCTGGTGATGCTCGGTTTCCTCACCCCCGACGGGGCGGCCGACTTCGGCTGGACCGCCTACACCCCGCTGAGCCGGGCCCAGCACAGCCCCGGCATCGGACCCGACATGTGGGTGATCGGCCTGGTCGTCTCCGGCCTCGGCACCATCCTCGGCGCGGTCAACATGATCACCACGATCATCACCCTCCGGGCGCCCGGCATGACCATGTTCCGGATGCCGATCTTCACCTGGAACATCCTGCTCACCGCGGTCCTGGTGATCCTGGTCTTCCCGCTGCTCGCGGCCGCGCTGCTGGCGCTCTACGCCGACCGCCGGATCGACGCCCATGTGTACGATCCGGCCACCGGCGGCCCACTGCTGTGGCAACACCTGTTCTGGTTCTTCGGCCATCCCGAGGTCTACATCGTCGCGTTGCCGTTCTTCGGCATCATCACCGAGATCATTCCGGTCTTCTCCCGCAAGCCGATCTTCGGCTACAAGGGCATCGTCTTCGCCACCATCGCGATCACGGTGCTGTCGATGACGGTCTGGGCCCACCACATGTTCGGCACCGGGCAGGTGCTCCTGCCCTTCTTCAGCATCCTGAGTTACCTGATCGCCGTACCGACCGGGGTGAAGTTCTTCAACTGGATCGGGACCATGTGGAAGGGGCAGATCAGCTTCGAGACGCCGATGCTGTTCGCCATCGGCTTCCTGGTCACCTTCCTGTTCGGCGGGCTCACCGGCGTACTGCTGGCCAGCCCGCCGGTCGACTGGCACGTCACGGACACCTATTTCGTGGTGGCGCACTTCCACTACGTACTGTTCGGCACGATCGTGTTCGCGGCGTTCGGCGGGATCTACTTCTGGTTCCCGAAGATGACCGGGCGGATGCTCGACGAACGCCTCGGCAAGCTCCACTTCTGGACCATGTTCATCGGCTTCCACGGCACCTTCCTGGTCCAGCACTGGCTGGGCAACGAGGGCATGCCCCGCCGGTACGCCGACTACCTGCCCACCGACGGGTTCACCGTGCTGAACATGGTCTCGACGATCAGCTCGTTCATCCTCGGCGCCTCGACCCTGTTCATCATCTACAACCTGTGGAAGTCGTACCGGTTCGGTCGGATAGTGGCCGTCGACGACCCCTGGGGCTTCGGCAACTCGCTGGAGTGGGCGACCAGTTGCCCGCCACCGCTGCGCAACTTCGACCGGATGCCCCGGATCCGCTCCGAGCGCCCCGCCTTCGACGCCAAGTACGGCCCACTGGTGGCCGATCTCGGCCGGGATCTGCCGCAGCGCTCGACCAAACCGCCACAGGACATCGGGGACGAGTTGCACGCCGAGCAGCACCACGGCTCGGACAAGTCAAGCCCCGAAGGCGCGTACGGTGCCCGCGAGGCGACCCGCTGGCAGCCCGATCCGCGCTCGGGTGCCCGCCCGATCGAGGTCCCGGAGCCCGAGGAGGTACGCCGGCCGAGTTTCGAGCCGAGCGCGCCGGACGTGCACCTCGACAACGACCGGGGCGGCCCGAGCAGTGAGCACTGGCGTACCGGCCAACCGCCGGAAGAGGGCGGGAAGGGCTGA
- a CDS encoding thiamine pyrophosphate-requiring protein, translated as MAEPTRVVADLLVERLRAWHVPRVFGASGDGVEGIVAALQRAGGKPAFVQARHEETAGFMATGHAKYSGGVGVCLATQGPGAIHLLGGLYDAKLDGKPVVAIVGQQLEGPYGAAYREIELLRLFSDVCEFVRVASTAEQVPSLIDRAFRTAVATRSPTCVIVPQQLQTAAVPDLPPRSDGVFSMAPGLPPARVMPHEEDLNAAAQLLGAGRRVAMLVGQGGYGAADEIVALADRVGAGITTSLLGKPVLDERLPFHTGVMGELGTTASAQLLGGCDTLLLVGTNDPWTDYYPMPGQAAVIQIDIDGRRVANRYPVDVPLIGDAAETLRALLDRVPQRANREWRETIEVSFDRWWSDATARADAPAEPMNPQHVLRELSPRLPWDSAVAVDVGSVTYWYARHVQLPPGVPAHLSSTLGATGCSLPYGIAAKLAAPDRPVVVLAGDGAMQLNGLAELVTVANRWHEWADPRFVVLVLNNRDQAGMSQTQRGAGQVAVPEAQRLPDVPYAGWARLLGMHGLRIDRPEMMGAAWDEALAADRPTLIEAVVDASVPLSPPDQPFADLRGLLADRAEDGGEVASRARAELVRERADGGDDLT; from the coding sequence ATGGCTGAGCCGACCCGGGTGGTCGCGGACCTGCTCGTCGAGCGGCTGCGGGCGTGGCACGTGCCGCGGGTCTTCGGTGCCTCCGGTGACGGCGTCGAGGGGATCGTCGCGGCGCTGCAACGGGCCGGCGGCAAGCCCGCCTTCGTCCAGGCGCGGCACGAGGAGACGGCCGGTTTCATGGCCACCGGGCATGCCAAGTACAGCGGCGGGGTCGGTGTCTGCCTGGCCACCCAGGGGCCGGGGGCGATCCACCTGCTCGGCGGCCTGTACGACGCCAAGCTCGACGGCAAGCCCGTGGTGGCGATCGTCGGCCAGCAGTTGGAGGGCCCGTACGGCGCCGCGTACCGGGAGATCGAGCTGCTCCGCCTGTTCAGCGACGTGTGCGAGTTCGTCCGGGTGGCGAGCACCGCGGAGCAGGTGCCCTCGCTGATCGACCGGGCTTTCCGAACCGCCGTGGCGACCCGGAGCCCGACCTGCGTGATCGTGCCGCAGCAGTTGCAGACGGCCGCCGTACCCGATCTGCCGCCACGGTCGGACGGCGTGTTCTCGATGGCGCCGGGGCTGCCCCCGGCCCGGGTGATGCCGCACGAGGAGGACCTGAACGCGGCGGCGCAGTTGCTCGGCGCCGGTCGGCGGGTGGCGATGCTCGTGGGGCAGGGCGGCTACGGCGCGGCCGACGAGATCGTCGCCCTCGCCGACCGGGTCGGCGCCGGCATCACCACCTCGCTGCTCGGCAAGCCGGTGCTCGACGAGCGGCTGCCGTTCCACACCGGGGTGATGGGGGAGTTGGGCACCACCGCGAGCGCGCAACTGCTCGGCGGTTGCGACACCCTCCTGCTGGTCGGCACGAACGATCCGTGGACCGACTACTACCCGATGCCCGGCCAGGCAGCCGTGATCCAGATCGACATCGACGGCCGCCGGGTGGCGAACCGTTACCCGGTGGACGTGCCGTTGATCGGGGACGCGGCGGAGACGCTGCGCGCCCTGCTCGACCGGGTGCCGCAGCGGGCCAACCGGGAGTGGCGGGAGACCATCGAGGTCTCCTTCGACCGCTGGTGGAGCGATGCCACGGCCCGGGCCGACGCACCGGCCGAGCCGATGAACCCGCAGCACGTGCTGCGCGAGCTGTCGCCCCGGTTGCCCTGGGACAGCGCGGTCGCGGTCGACGTCGGCTCGGTGACCTACTGGTACGCCCGCCACGTGCAACTGCCGCCGGGTGTGCCGGCACACCTGTCCAGCACCCTCGGTGCCACGGGCTGCTCCCTGCCGTACGGCATCGCGGCGAAGTTGGCCGCGCCGGACCGGCCCGTGGTTGTCCTCGCCGGTGACGGGGCGATGCAGCTCAACGGCCTGGCCGAGCTGGTCACGGTGGCGAACCGTTGGCACGAGTGGGCCGATCCCCGGTTTGTCGTGCTGGTGCTGAACAACCGTGACCAGGCCGGGATGAGCCAGACCCAGCGCGGGGCGGGACAGGTGGCGGTGCCGGAGGCCCAGCGGCTGCCGGACGTCCCGTACGCGGGGTGGGCCCGGCTGCTCGGCATGCACGGGCTGCGCATCGACCGGCCGGAGATGATGGGGGCGGCCTGGGACGAGGCGCTCGCCGCCGACCGGCCCACCCTGATCGAGGCGGTGGTGGACGCCTCGGTGCCGCTCTCCCCGCCCGACCAGCCGTTCGCGGACCTGCGCGGGTTGCTGGCGGACCGCGCGGAGGACGGCGGCGAGGTGGCCAGCCGGGCCCGTGCCGAGCTGGTCCGGGAGCGGGCCGACGGCGGCGACGACCTGACCTGA
- a CDS encoding zinc-dependent alcohol dehydrogenase, whose translation MRANCWMGRNTVEVREVPDPRILSDRDAIIRITSTAICGSDLHLYDGYIPTMKKGDILGHEFMGEVVELGREVRNLRVGDRVVVPFPIACGHCAACTHGFFSVCENSNPNAALAEMVMGHAPAGVYGYSHMLGGFAGGQAEYARVPFADVGPIKIEGDFRDEQVLFLSDIFPTGYMGAEMCDIQRGDVIAVWGAGPVGQFAMASARMLGAERVIAIDRYPQRLRIAQENTGAEIINYEQTDVLEALRELTAGRGPDACIDAVGTESHHPSGAINAYDRGKQAVRLETDRPHALREAIMSCRNAGIVSVIGVYGGFVDKFPMGSLMNRSLTLRSGQCHVQRYLRPLLDRIRRGEIDPSFVVTHRMPLDEAPQAYEMFKNKQKDCNKVVLTA comes from the coding sequence ATGCGAGCGAACTGCTGGATGGGCCGCAACACCGTCGAGGTACGCGAGGTGCCGGACCCACGGATCCTCAGTGATCGGGATGCCATCATCCGGATCACCTCGACCGCGATCTGCGGCTCCGACCTGCACCTGTACGACGGCTACATCCCGACCATGAAGAAGGGCGACATCCTCGGCCACGAGTTCATGGGCGAGGTGGTCGAGCTGGGTCGGGAGGTCCGCAACCTGCGCGTCGGTGACCGGGTCGTGGTGCCGTTCCCGATCGCCTGCGGTCACTGCGCCGCCTGTACGCACGGCTTCTTCTCGGTCTGCGAGAACTCGAACCCGAACGCGGCTCTGGCGGAGATGGTGATGGGCCACGCGCCGGCCGGTGTCTACGGCTACTCGCACATGCTCGGTGGTTTCGCCGGCGGGCAGGCCGAGTACGCCCGCGTTCCGTTCGCCGACGTCGGCCCGATCAAGATCGAGGGCGATTTCCGGGACGAGCAGGTGCTCTTCCTGTCCGACATCTTCCCGACCGGCTACATGGGTGCGGAGATGTGCGACATCCAACGTGGCGACGTCATCGCGGTCTGGGGCGCCGGCCCGGTGGGGCAGTTCGCCATGGCCAGCGCGCGGATGCTCGGCGCGGAGCGGGTGATCGCCATCGACCGGTACCCGCAACGGCTGCGGATCGCTCAGGAGAACACCGGCGCGGAGATCATCAACTACGAGCAGACCGACGTGCTCGAGGCGCTGCGGGAGCTGACCGCCGGCCGTGGGCCGGACGCCTGCATCGACGCGGTGGGAACGGAGTCGCACCACCCGTCGGGTGCGATCAACGCGTACGACCGGGGCAAGCAGGCGGTACGGCTGGAGACCGACCGGCCGCACGCGCTACGTGAGGCGATCATGAGTTGTAGGAACGCCGGCATCGTCTCGGTCATCGGGGTCTACGGCGGGTTCGTCGACAAGTTTCCCATGGGTTCGCTGATGAACCGGTCGCTGACCCTGCGCAGCGGTCAGTGCCACGTCCAGCGTTACCTGCGGCCGCTGCTGGACCGGATCCGCCGGGGCGAGATCGACCCGAGCTTCGTGGTCACCCACCGGATGCCGCTGGACGAGGCTCCGCAGGCGTACGAGATGTTCAAGAACAAGCAGAAGGACTGCAACAAGGTGGTCCTGACGGCCTGA
- a CDS encoding glutamate--cysteine ligase — MGEEVGPRTFTREDRARYREKIRHCLDVFAEMLRESRFDVDRPLTGMEIELNLVDDYSMPAMRNAEVLTAVADPQFQTELGQFNVEINVAPRQLAGTGTADFESDVRASLNSANLKARTVDTQLVMIGILPTLRSDHLTVDALSANPRYTLLNEQIFAARGENVAIRIAGVERLETTADTITPEAACTSTQFHVQVSPAQFAAYWNAAQAIAGVQIALGANAPFLFGRELWRETRIPLFEQSTDTRPEEIKAQGVRPRVWFGERWITSVFDLFEENVRYFPALLPICDAEQPAATLARGDIPALSELRLHNGTVYRWNRPVYDVVHGRPHLRVENRVLPAGPTVVDTIANAAFYFGLVRSLAESDRPLWSQMSFSAAEENFHTCARQGIAAHVYWPGLGYLPVTELVLRRLLPLARSGLDRWGLAPAESDRLLGIIEQRCLTGRNGATWQVATLHELERAGGLDRSAALCEVLRRYMPLMHSNQPVHEWPYPD, encoded by the coding sequence ATGGGTGAAGAGGTTGGCCCGCGGACGTTCACGCGTGAGGACCGCGCGCGGTACCGGGAGAAGATCCGGCACTGCCTCGACGTCTTCGCCGAGATGCTGCGCGAGTCCCGGTTCGACGTCGACCGGCCGCTCACCGGGATGGAGATCGAACTCAACCTCGTCGACGACTACTCGATGCCCGCGATGCGCAACGCCGAGGTGCTGACCGCGGTCGCCGACCCGCAGTTCCAGACCGAACTGGGCCAGTTCAACGTCGAGATCAACGTCGCCCCGCGCCAACTCGCCGGCACCGGTACGGCCGACTTCGAATCCGACGTACGGGCCAGCCTGAACTCGGCGAACCTGAAGGCCCGTACGGTCGACACCCAACTGGTCATGATCGGCATCCTGCCGACGCTGCGGTCGGACCACCTCACCGTCGACGCACTGTCGGCGAACCCCCGCTACACCCTGCTCAACGAGCAGATCTTCGCCGCGCGCGGGGAGAACGTGGCGATCCGGATCGCCGGTGTGGAGCGGTTGGAGACCACCGCCGACACCATCACCCCCGAGGCCGCCTGCACCAGCACCCAGTTCCACGTACAGGTCAGTCCGGCCCAGTTCGCCGCGTACTGGAACGCCGCCCAGGCGATCGCCGGCGTCCAGATCGCGCTCGGGGCCAACGCACCGTTCCTGTTCGGCCGGGAACTCTGGCGGGAGACCCGGATTCCGCTGTTCGAGCAGTCCACCGACACCCGGCCGGAGGAAATCAAAGCCCAGGGCGTACGGCCGCGGGTGTGGTTCGGGGAACGCTGGATCACCTCGGTGTTCGACCTGTTCGAGGAGAACGTCCGCTACTTCCCGGCGCTCCTGCCGATCTGCGACGCCGAACAACCGGCGGCCACCCTGGCCCGCGGCGACATCCCCGCCCTGTCCGAACTGCGGCTGCACAACGGGACCGTCTACCGGTGGAACCGCCCGGTGTACGACGTGGTCCACGGGCGCCCGCACCTGCGGGTGGAGAACCGCGTGCTGCCGGCCGGGCCGACGGTGGTCGACACCATCGCCAACGCGGCCTTCTACTTCGGGCTGGTCCGCAGCCTGGCCGAGTCCGACCGCCCGCTCTGGTCGCAGATGTCGTTCAGTGCCGCCGAGGAGAACTTCCACACCTGCGCCCGGCAGGGCATCGCCGCCCATGTCTACTGGCCCGGTCTGGGCTACCTGCCGGTGACCGAACTGGTGCTGCGCCGCCTGCTGCCCCTGGCCCGCAGCGGCCTGGACCGGTGGGGGCTGGCGCCGGCCGAGTCCGACCGGCTGCTCGGCATCATCGAGCAGCGCTGCCTGACCGGGCGTAACGGCGCGACCTGGCAGGTGGCCACCCTGCACGAGCTGGAACGTGCCGGCGGACTCGACCGGTCGGCCGCGCTCTGCGAGGTGCTCCGGCGCTACATGCCGCTGATGCACAGCAACCAGCCCGTGCACGAGTGGCCGTACCCGGACTGA
- a CDS encoding DUF3817 domain-containing protein, producing the protein MRRTAQKLFVVAAIAEAISWLALLTGMIFKYGPTENEIGVQIFGPIHGGLFVAYVGLVLLVSRLGRWSWSVTLVALVCAIPPLATLGFERWARRRGLLSDPAPARTPVPVA; encoded by the coding sequence ATGCGGCGTACGGCGCAGAAACTGTTCGTGGTGGCCGCGATCGCGGAGGCGATCTCCTGGTTGGCGCTGCTGACCGGGATGATCTTCAAGTACGGCCCCACCGAGAACGAGATCGGGGTGCAGATCTTCGGCCCGATCCACGGCGGACTCTTCGTCGCGTACGTCGGACTGGTCCTGCTGGTCAGCCGCCTGGGCCGATGGAGCTGGTCGGTGACGCTGGTGGCGCTGGTCTGCGCGATCCCGCCGCTGGCCACCCTCGGCTTCGAACGCTGGGCCCGGCGTCGTGGCCTGCTGTCCGACCCCGCCCCGGCCCGGACCCCGGTTCCGGTCGCCTGA
- a CDS encoding SigB/SigF/SigG family RNA polymerase sigma factor translates to MFGQISTGTTTNASTTTSTDTPTTTPTPAPNERGLEDLDAAALAYAARIEGLPDERRQEARDDLVRFALPFAGRLARRYRGRGEPLEDLEQVARLGLVNAVDRYDPERGSFTAYAAITIVGEIKRHFRDRTWGVHVPRRLRDLILEVGQATAALTSELSRAPTVAELAARLETPQEEILAALESAAGYSPASLNAPVGGESSAEFGDLVGESDADLESVDDRVTVSGLLGRLPWRERRILAMRFYGNQTQAEIAARFGISQMHVSRLLSRALTWLRQAMLADAPAPWQAGGVDPDAPETRLSVRQSGDRTVIAIGGELDRDTSDQLRRAVVDAVSSGQPTEVVVDLVDVGLLEPGGIAALIAGRDAAARSGVALKLTRAQPGVRHSLASAGLAPLHE, encoded by the coding sequence ATGTTCGGACAGATCAGCACGGGCACGACCACGAACGCGAGTACGACCACGAGCACGGACACACCCACGACCACGCCCACACCCGCGCCGAACGAGCGCGGGCTGGAGGACCTCGACGCGGCCGCGCTGGCGTACGCGGCACGGATCGAGGGCCTGCCGGACGAGCGTCGGCAGGAGGCCCGTGACGACCTGGTCCGGTTCGCGCTGCCGTTCGCCGGCCGGCTGGCCCGCCGCTACCGGGGGCGGGGCGAGCCGTTGGAGGACCTCGAACAGGTCGCCCGGCTCGGTCTGGTCAACGCCGTCGACCGGTACGACCCGGAACGCGGTTCGTTCACCGCCTACGCCGCGATCACCATCGTCGGCGAGATCAAGCGGCACTTCCGGGACCGCACCTGGGGGGTGCACGTCCCGCGCCGGCTGCGCGACCTGATCCTCGAGGTCGGCCAGGCGACCGCCGCGCTGACCAGCGAACTGTCCCGGGCGCCGACGGTGGCCGAACTGGCGGCGAGGCTCGAAACCCCGCAGGAGGAGATCCTCGCGGCCCTCGAATCCGCCGCCGGTTACAGCCCGGCCTCGCTCAACGCGCCGGTCGGCGGGGAGAGCTCGGCCGAGTTCGGTGACCTGGTGGGGGAGTCCGACGCCGACCTGGAGTCGGTGGACGACCGGGTGACCGTCAGCGGCCTGCTCGGCCGGCTGCCCTGGCGGGAGCGGCGCATCCTGGCCATGCGGTTCTACGGCAACCAGACCCAGGCCGAGATCGCCGCCCGGTTCGGCATCTCCCAGATGCACGTCTCCCGGTTGCTCTCCCGCGCGCTCACCTGGCTGCGCCAGGCCATGCTCGCCGACGCCCCCGCACCCTGGCAGGCCGGCGGAGTGGATCCGGACGCCCCGGAGACCCGGCTGTCGGTCCGCCAGTCCGGTGATCGTACGGTCATCGCGATCGGCGGCGAACTCGACCGCGACACCAGCGACCAGTTGCGCCGCGCGGTCGTCGATGCGGTGAGCAGTGGGCAGCCCACCGAGGTGGTGGTCGACCTGGTCGACGTGGGACTGCTCGAGCCCGGGGGGATAGCGGCGCTGATCGCGGGCCGGGACGCGGCCGCCCGCAGCGGCGTGGCGCTGAAGCTGACCCGGGCCCAGCCCGGCGTACGGCACTCGCTCGCCTCGGCCGGACTGGCACCGCTGCACGAGTGA